From a single Bacteroidota bacterium genomic region:
- a CDS encoding response regulator — translation MKPTRFRKVLLIDDNEIDNFINERMITSSHFSKEVIVKNSADAPLGFLRGLNQQADYPEIIFLDLNMPVKDGFEFLTDFELLSDEIKNTSKIVVLSSSISPDDINRASTNSHVFKYVNKPLSEKYLDAIIL, via the coding sequence ATGAAACCCACTCGCTTTCGGAAGGTCCTGCTGATCGACGACAACGAGATCGACAACTTCATCAATGAAAGAATGATTACCTCCAGTCATTTTTCAAAAGAGGTCATTGTTAAAAATTCCGCTGATGCTCCCTTAGGTTTCCTTCGCGGACTGAACCAGCAGGCCGATTACCCTGAGATTATCTTTTTGGATTTGAATATGCCTGTGAAAGATGGGTTTGAATTTTTAACGGATTTCGAATTGTTGTCGGATGAAATAAAAAACACGAGTAAGATCGTTGTTTTATCCTCTTCGATTTCACCTGACGACATCAACCGGGCCTCCACGAATTCGCATGTATTTAAATACGTGAACAAACCGCTCAGTGAAAAATATTTGGATGCCATCATCCTCTAA
- a CDS encoding type III pantothenate kinase, producing MNLVLDIGNSSIKYGVFDGDHPVKVGVLNEIAINQLQSDISGKKIKRVMISAVAPLPPYLEKLIQGIEEVFYLDEKMQVPVKNGYETPQTLGRDRLANACAAHVLFPGQDVLIIDAGTCLKFDFVSHDGIYSGGSISPGLKMRFKALNTFTARLPLLDPVSAPALTGKNTTASILSGVVNGMVAEIEGFILQYRELYPRLELILTGGDSEFFLNQLKSRIFVAPVFTLQGLNAILQLQHHDENK from the coding sequence GTGAATCTGGTGCTCGATATTGGTAATTCTTCCATCAAGTATGGCGTATTTGATGGGGATCATCCCGTGAAAGTGGGTGTGCTCAATGAAATAGCAATAAATCAATTGCAATCAGATATCTCCGGGAAAAAAATCAAGAGGGTAATGATCTCTGCAGTAGCCCCTTTGCCTCCGTATCTGGAGAAACTTATTCAAGGTATAGAGGAGGTTTTTTATCTGGATGAAAAGATGCAAGTCCCTGTGAAGAATGGGTATGAAACACCTCAAACCCTGGGCCGGGACCGTCTCGCTAACGCTTGTGCAGCGCATGTTTTATTTCCGGGTCAGGATGTTCTTATTATAGATGCGGGTACCTGTTTGAAATTTGATTTTGTAAGCCATGATGGAATTTACTCAGGAGGTTCCATCTCCCCCGGCTTGAAAATGAGGTTCAAGGCATTAAATACTTTTACTGCCCGGTTGCCCTTGTTGGATCCTGTTTCCGCACCCGCTCTCACAGGTAAAAATACAACGGCCTCCATTCTTTCGGGCGTGGTTAATGGAATGGTGGCGGAAATCGAGGGCTTCATTCTGCAATACCGGGAACTTTATCCTCGTTTGGAACTAATATTAACCGGTGGCGACAGTGAATTCTTTTTAAATCAGCTCAAATCCCGCATCTTTGTTGCCCCGGTATTCACCTTGCAGGGTTTAAATGCGATTCTTCAGTTACAACACCATGATGAAAATAAGTAG
- the lptC gene encoding LPS export ABC transporter periplasmic protein LptC, with amino-acid sequence MKIGSKKEDLINLIMRTSRLFFNRRSLDFLFLLTFAGVLSACENDQTEIKRITEQKNEPVEHIKGLETLYSDSGLVRVRVRAPELKKIVSPQNITEMPQGIHIEFFDPEMKVESELKAKYAVHYENEKRWEARKDVVVVNKKGEMLNTELLIWNERNEKLTSDQHVKITTEDEIIYGDGFEANQDFSLYKIFNVRGRITVKK; translated from the coding sequence ATGAAAATTGGTTCCAAAAAAGAAGATTTGATTAATCTGATCATGCGGACAAGTCGATTGTTTTTTAACAGAAGGAGTCTGGATTTCCTTTTTTTGTTAACTTTCGCTGGTGTTTTAAGTGCTTGTGAAAATGACCAGACAGAGATTAAACGTATTACAGAGCAAAAGAATGAGCCGGTAGAGCATATCAAGGGCCTTGAAACGCTCTATAGTGATTCGGGATTGGTACGCGTCAGAGTCAGGGCGCCCGAATTGAAGAAGATTGTTTCTCCACAGAATATCACGGAGATGCCTCAGGGGATACATATTGAATTCTTTGACCCGGAAATGAAAGTGGAATCCGAGTTAAAAGCGAAGTACGCGGTGCATTACGAGAATGAAAAAAGATGGGAAGCGAGGAAGGATGTAGTCGTGGTGAATAAAAAAGGAGAAATGCTGAATACAGAACTGCTGATCTGGAATGAAAGAAATGAAAAATTAACCAGTGATCAGCATGTTAAAATTACAACGGAAGATGAGATCATCTATGGGGACGGATTTGAAGCCAACCAGGATTTCAGTCTGTATAAAATATTTAATGTCAGAGGTCGCATTACAGTTAAAAAATAA